The Dehalococcoidia bacterium DNA window AGCGCAGGGTCCCGGTCAGGGGCGGGGAAGATGAGGTCGCCGGACGCCCAGTAGTCGGCGTAGGCGACGCCGGGGCCATAGTCGCGCCTGAAGCCGGTGTTGATGTCCAGGACCTTCGTATCCGGATGGTCGCGCAGCCACCCCTCGTAGGTGGTATGCACGACTGGCAGGAAGTCGAGTTTGATGCCCGAGCCCGCGAGAGGTCCCCAGACCGGTTCGCCCGTGTACTGCTCCCAGAGGGTGCGCGTGTTGCGGTCGTACATGAGCTTATTGGAGCGGTAGAGCATGCCGCTGGTGCCGAACCGGTATACCGTACCGCCGGCCCGGCCGTCGTAGAGGATCGCGCTGCCGCAAAGGGTGCAGTAGGCCAGCGACACGGGCACGCCGCCGACGGTGTCGTTCACCATCTCGTGCCAGTCGATGATGCGCCGCGGATAGGCGCGGGCATCGCCGTTGATCTCGACGCCAATCACCTGGTCGGAAGGGTTGATCCAGCGGGCGGCTTCGCCCGGCGTGACGAATCGGGGGTCGTTGAGCGGCGGGATGCCGTCGACAGCGACGCCGCCCCACATCACCTCCTGCGCGGCGATCAGGCGTGGCGCTTTCGGGTCCAGGAAGGCGCCCATCTCCTTCTGGATCGTCGAGAAGAGTCGCTGCTTGAACTCGACATAGCCGGGAGGGTCGTCCTCGGGCTTCTTGAAGCCCCGCTCCTCGGCAAAGCGCAGGAAGTTCTGGGCGCCGTAGACGCCACCTCGCCCGAAGAGCAAGGGCAGGGCCTCTTCGCGGTAAGGGGTAGGCAGGAAGGCGAGGTCGAAAAGGAAGGGCGCGTACTCGGGACGGCCCTCCATCGCCCGGAGTAGACGGACGCCCTCCGGCGTAGCCTCGCCGCGGACGCTCAGGAGGAGGTCTTCCCAGGTGACGAGGGCGGCCAGGTC harbors:
- a CDS encoding DUF3179 domain-containing protein, with protein sequence MKGIAFLLLLLLPACSGDGQSPPSLGPPAGASQPAAVSPVDLSTADLAALVTWEDLLLSVRGEATPEGVRLLRAMEGRPEYAPFLFDLAFLPTPYREEALPLLFGRGGVYGAQNFLRFAEERGFKKPEDDPPGYVEFKQRLFSTIQKEMGAFLDPKAPRLIAAQEVMWGGVAVDGIPPLNDPRFVTPGEAARWINPSDQVIGVEINGDARAYPRRIIDWHEMVNDTVGGVPVSLAYCTLCGSAILYDGRAGGTVYRFGTSGMLYRSNKLMYDRNTRTLWEQYTGEPVWGPLAGSGIKLDFLPVVHTTYEGWLRDHPDTKVLDINTGFRRDYGPGVAYADYWASGDLIFPAPDRDPALLRKDWVYAVRLHGEAVAYPIALLAERSVIHDTIGPTAVVVIATEDRSGGRAYESNGRRFRLEAPDLLRAGDGSAWRITEAALVSDDGSELRRLPGHNSFWFAVTNHAPRWRLYGE